ATAGAGAAAACAATTGCCCATGGTCTGCATTTTTCATATATATCACAAAACAACTGGAATTTTTTCAAAGAGAATCAACATTTCTTTGTGGAAAAGAAGCCAAGatatcaaattaaaatgaagcaaCAGACAAATACTGGTAATGCACGATTAAAAACATGTGCACAGTGTCTGTTTAAACCTTGAAAGTAAAAGCATGAATCTGGTGCTGCTTGGTGAAGAGGAGGCTGATGCTGAAGAAGAGGACTGCTACTCCTCTGCGGATGAAAGTGGAGTGTTTTGGAACTCAAGGCAATACAGTTTGGGGTGTCacagtacaaaaaacaaaaaacaaaaaccccacCCAGATCATTAGAAGTTGAGTGATAGTCTCAACTATTAGCTTACTATTAACTAGCTATTCGCATCATATCTCATTATTTTTACGGTGTCACAATATGATaatgaaaaacactttttttcttgtaaacactCGAGACTgtacttttagtttttttcGTTTTACTGCACTCACATTCAAATGGACACACTAAAAAGcgcatttatttttatttttgtaattacaCTTATTGAATTAAGATAATGTATAAATATGattaatacatatatattttttaaccattttataAGAATTAAATTATGTTACCGGAAGTGCATCAATTCTATATCCGGGTGAAGTCATGTTTACAGTCCGGATGGTGGACGGCTAGAGCCGAGTGAGAAAGATTCATTTGCGTCGTTTATGAAAGGATTTTGATGCGGGTTCTTTAGTGGGGAGGGCAAATGGCATCTCAGATCCCCATAACGGTCAGGGCCCAGCCTGCAGCGGCCAGCTCTGCCGCTCTCCGGGGAAAGAAACGCCCCGGTAGTCCGGCGGTCTCAGCCGCTCAGCAGGCCACCGGGAGCGGcagcaagaagaagaaagcaCCGCTGATAGCGACACCgacagcacagacacaggtgACGGTAAACAcgttcacacagacacacacggtaatgtttgcatgcatgcattaaAACTACTTGTCAGCTTTTTTTAACCATTAATTaaacaaccaacaaaacaaaagtacaaaatatGTCAAGTGTAATAGACAAAAAACGTTGTAAGACGCAGCATGTAATGTTAGTGGCCAATATATGACTGATCGACAGCGTCCATCACTATGAAGACACTTCATTTAGTTGTAAATACATTCATAAAGCTGTAAAAAGAGTAACGGACCACCTCTTTTACCATGGCCATTAACAAGCCTTATTGCTTCTGCAATAGCCCAAGTTCATATTATTTATTGTGCATACAATAaaattcaaatacattttaacaggATGTACTCACAGActgtttaaaacaaactgtatgcAGTCTATTGATGTACCTACTGCAAAGAAACTGAATTTTTAGAAACAGAACAGATGCTGCAGAGCCTTTTTCTCaatctctatttttttttttttttgacatattctCATCTGGCCAATTTGTTCATTATTATTTAAGtttataagataagatagattttatttatgccacttgtgggaaatttacatgttgcAGTAGCAAgagacaagagtgacaaaaatagaaaaagaagctaaaaatataattaaaaaaggCACAAGTTAGGCAATTATTGTTGTATGGGCTATTACTATATTACTATAAGTAACAGTAATGGCTATACTATTCCTGTCTGTGTGGAGAGggtaataataatgtaatgtgttAACTACTGTAATGTAATGCATTGCAATGCAATTACTGAGCATTACCTATAATTAATGTTATAAAGAATAACATTATTAATCTTTAAAACTACTATTAGACTGACAAGTACACAGGGGAATTCAAGACAAATATGCAGTAGAGCACAAATAAACAGTGTACAAAACTGCAGTGTGTATAGAGCCCACTTTAGACTTTGTTTACAtccaaaacacatttaaacaatgTAGTCTAAAATCAAATGTGACTACTGTTTGACTGAAGAGCCGTTGTCTTCTCATGTTTCATCagataacagcagcagagacggTGGCAGAGGTGAAGGCAGTGGGATTAGTGGACAGCGGTCAAACTGCCACCACAGAGTCCACAGCAAAGCCTCCACCATTCAAAGACCCCACATTTATGGTGAGTGTCTTCGTCCATcttggtttgtttatttgattcTGTTGCTTCTTCCTCAATTTCTGtcctcttttattctttctcaATCTTGGCAGCATTCTGGGATTGGCGGAGCAGCAGCGGGCAAAAAGAACCGGACCTGGAAGAATCTCAAACAGATTCTAGCTTTGGAGCGGACTTTACCCTGGAAGCTCAGTGATCCCaactgtgagtgtttgtatCTTATTTTACCTGATACATGTTGTATATTTGTTAGCCCTAAACAATCAGATCCTATTTCTATGGTATATTCCAAATTCTCCCATATACATGTTTAATTAATGTAGAATAATAAGACATTATTTTGTTTAGTGAACCTTACATTTAAAATAGTGAAAGATAGTGTTGCcattttaaagcaaaagtaTGTTATTATTTCATAAAGTGACTATCGATTCTGCCAATGTTGACAACAGACAGTACAATACTTTCTtgacagtatactgtatgttagagCActaatatattatgacattaaATATCAGACTACAGTGAaaagtcagtgtcagttttaGAAGACATGCTTATAATGGTGCAGTATTCAGTGGATTTTGGTGTACGATCTTTCTGTGTTTACAGACTACAACATTGATGCCCCTCCCTCCTTGAAGCCAGCCAAGAAATACTCGGACATCTCTGGACTCCCAGTGAGTAATTAGTTTGCTAAAACAAGAAACAGCATGACTTTAGCCAGGTCTTGTGTAAAACACACGCTGAACactctcttgtttttcctcaggcAAACTACACAGACCCTCAGACAAAGCTGCGCTTCACGTCCACTGAGGAGTTTTCCTACATCCGCCTCCTCCCCACTGATGTTGTTACAGGCTACCTGGCCCTTCGAAAGGCAACCTGCATCGTACCCTGACAGTGTAGCGAGGCCTGAAACCTGAAACAGGTTCAGACCAGAACTGAACTGGTGTCGGAGCAGGAAGTTGTCGGGGAGGCCAGAAGAGTCTGAGAGCTCACAGAGGCAACCCAGGCCTGAACACCACTGAAAAGATTGTGGCTCACAGGCTGACCACTGAAAAGCCTCTGCACTGCTGTTATTGAGAAGACAGGATCATAATTGTTactgtgtgacaaaataaatggaacaaatgtgactttttcccgtttagaaaaaacaaaaaaactcacagTGATTGCTTTATTGCTCTGTTGGTGAGGCGTGTTTACTGTCGGACAGTGTTGCCAATAGCTGGATCTTATTGTGTCACTCTGCAAGTGAATGTCCAGTCAACTGGACAAAACACGTTTTATTTCTTGAAGGGAAGGAAAGTTAATTCTTAGTTTTTGAGTTAATTGAAAAGTCAGCAATAGGCagtttttttgctttgtcaaaATACATTTCCCAGTGCCCTGAATGAAGCTGGATAAACCATTGCAGTGGACAACTGGTTCTCAAGTACTGAATATAAGCATTACTGGTGAGGGTGCTGTGTGCCCCCTTGTGGTAGAACATCTGTTCCCAGTGGTGTAAACGTCTCTACACAAACTTTAATACCTGTCAGTGGAAATTCAATCTGATTGATGTAGAGAAAAGCAAACATGTTGCAAAGCTGTTGGAAGGAGTTTTCAATGTCAGACTGACTGTCAGTTACTTTTCTATAAGGTGCTTAATAAAGCTAACTTGAATTTTCAGTGTGTCCCTTTTCCATCTGTGGCTCTCTgtgtaaatgtacattttttcaaatgaaaatggagATAGATGAAATTGCTGAACTTGGCTggttcagtttctgttttgtgtatttgacaACCTGTAATCACACGTGTTGGACACTGATATAAAGCACTTCTCTTGATAGTGAAAGCCTTGACTGAAACATCCACACCTGCTACGGTACTTTGTATCTTTGATCTTCTGtactgtgcagcagtgtgtaaGCTATGTAAATGTAGCTGGGCTAAGACTCTCTTTATAAGCCAAGATTCACCAAGCAGGCCTAATTTCATATGTGTCATATGTAAATGTAGAATTGGTTCCACGTGGTTTTAATTCCACAGCTGCATTTGATGTATGATTTGCTCTCCAACTGGTAGAGTGAGGATGTCCCATTAATCACACATGGCAGGCATCCAGGATCATTTCCATGGtatatttcatgctgttttccACAAACTTGATGAATGAGGTCCAATATATTTCTCACGTGAATGATCCCTATTATgcaaatagaatagaataaatagGATTAAAGGCACCAGCACAGTCTCTGAGGATCAGGGACttgtgaaaatgacaaaagcCCTGGGTAAAGAATCAGACCTGCAACCCTTGTAAGTCCACTGCTCACTGA
The window above is part of the Lates calcarifer isolate ASB-BC8 linkage group LG15, TLL_Latcal_v3, whole genome shotgun sequence genome. Proteins encoded here:
- the ino80c gene encoding INO80 complex subunit C; translation: MASQIPITVRAQPAAASSAALRGKKRPGSPAVSAAQQATGSGSKKKKAPLIATPTAQTQITAAETVAEVKAVGLVDSGQTATTESTAKPPPFKDPTFMHSGIGGAAAGKKNRTWKNLKQILALERTLPWKLSDPNYYNIDAPPSLKPAKKYSDISGLPANYTDPQTKLRFTSTEEFSYIRLLPTDVVTGYLALRKATCIVP